One genomic segment of Nothobranchius furzeri strain GRZ-AD chromosome 10, NfurGRZ-RIMD1, whole genome shotgun sequence includes these proteins:
- the pou4f3 gene encoding POU domain, class 4, transcription factor 3: MMMMTMNGKQHFSMHPALHEPKYPGLHSGSEGMRRVCLPAPQLQGNIFGGFDESLLARAEALAAADSIVSQGKSHPFKHDVTYHTMSSVPCTSAPSSSSATVPISHVPSTIASHHHHHHLGQTLEAGDLLDHLSSSLAVTGMGAPEPPGMNTPAHHHQHAHHHLQTMGQLHQAMATMAHPHSLSVHGGMACVNDVESDPRELEAFAERFKQRRIKLGVTQADVGAALANLKIPGVGSLSQSTICRFESLTLSHNNMIALKPVLQAWLEEAEAAYREKSNKPDLFNGSDRKRKRTSIAAPEKRSLEAYFAIQPRPSSEKIAAIAEKLDLKKNVVRVWFCNQRQKQKRMKYSAVH; this comes from the exons atgatgatgatgaccatGAACGGCAAGCAGCACTTCTCCATGCATCCGGCCCTGCACGAGCCCAAGTACCCTGGCCTGCATTCAGGCTCGGAGGGCATGCGCAGAGTCTGTCTGCCCGCCCCACAG CTGCAGGGCAATATATTCGGAGGCTTTGATGAGAGCCTGCTGGCGCGGGCAGAAGCTCTGGCGGCGGCTGACAGCATTGTCTCTCAAGGCAAGAGCCACCCCTTCAAACACGACGTGACTTACCATACCATGAGCAGTGTCCCCTGTACCTCAGCGCCCTCTTCTTCCTCCGCCACCGTGCCCATCTCCCACGTCCCTTCTACCATCGCctcccaccaccatcatcaccatctcgGACAGACCCTGGAGGCCGGGGACCTCCTGGACCACCTCTCCAGCAGCCTGGCCGTGACCGGGATGGGTGCTCCAGAGCCTCCAGGGATGAATACACCTGCGCACCACCACCAGCACGCGCACCACCACCTGCAGACCATGGGACAGCTGCACCAGGCGATGGCCACCATGGCGCACCCGCACTCCCTCTCCGTGCACGGTGGCATGGCGTGCGTCAATGACGTGGAGTCGGATCCCAGGGAGCTGGAAGCCTTCGCTGAGCGCTTTAAGCAAAGGCGGATCAAACTGGGAGTGACCCAGGCGGACGTGGGGGCAGCGCTGGCCAACCTCAAGATTCCCGGCGTGGGCTCGCTGAGCCAGAGCACCatctgcaggttcgagtccctcaCCTTGTCTCACAACAACATGATCGCTCTCAAGCCGGTTCTGCAGGCCTGGCTGGAGGAAGCCGAGGCTGCATACCGGGAGAAAAGCAACAAGCCGGACCTTTTCAACGGGAGCGACAGGAAACGAAAGCGCACGTCCATCGCCGCGCCGGAGAAGCGCTCCTTGGAGGCGTACTTTGCCATCCAGCCTCGGCCCTCCTCGGAGAAAATCGCAGCCATCGCGGAGAAACTGGACCTGAAAAAGAACGTGGTTCGAGTGTGGTTTTGCAACCAGCGACAGAAACAGAAACGAATGAAATACTCTGCGGTGCACTGA